From Pseudorca crassidens isolate mPseCra1 chromosome 15, mPseCra1.hap1, whole genome shotgun sequence, one genomic window encodes:
- the NME3 gene encoding nucleoside diphosphate kinase 3 gives MICLVLTIFANLFPAAYTGVHERTFLAVKPDGVQRRLVGEIVRRFERKGFKLVALKLVLASEELLRQHYAELRDRPFYGRLVKYMGSGPVVAMVWQGLDVVRASRALIGATNPADATPGTIRGDFCIEVGKNVIHGSDSVESARREIALWFRADELLCWEDSAGHWLYE, from the exons ATGATCTGCCTGGTGCTGACCATCTTCGCCAACCTCTTCCCGGCGG CGTACACCGGCGTGCACGAGCGCACTTTCCTGGCCGTGAAGCCTGACGGCGTGCAGCGGCGGCTCGTGGGCGAGATCGTTCGGCGCTTCGAGAGGAAGGGCTTCAAGCTGGTGGCGCTGAAGCTGGTGCTG gcctccgAGGAGCTGCTGCGCCAGCACTACGCCGAGCTGCGTGACCGCCCTTTCTACGGGCGCCTGGTCAAGTACATGGGCTCCGGGCCGGTGGTGGCCATG GTGTGGCAGGGTCTGGACGTTGTGCGCGCTTCGCGGGCGCTCATCGGGGCCACGAACCCGGCCGACGCCACGCCCGGTACCATCCGTGGCGATTTCTGCATCGAGGTCGGCAA GAACGTGATTCACGGCAGCGACTCGGTGGAGAGCGCCCGCCGCGAGATAGCGCTCTGGTTCCGCGCAGACGAGCTTCTGTGCTGGGAGGACAGCGCCGGGCACTGGCTGTACGAGTAG